CCGATCCTGTTCTGCGGTCCGCTGCTGCACCGTCTCGGCCACGCCTTCATCCCCGGGCTCGGCGGCTGCGACATCGGCGGCCGGCCGATCGACTTCCACTTCGACGTGCTGCGGCAGTTCGGCGCGCGGATCGAGAAGCGCGAGGACGGGCAGTACCTGGAGGCGCCGACCCGGCTGCGCGGCACGAAGATCCGGCTGCCCTACCCGTCGGTCGGCGCGACCGAGCAGGTGCTGCTGACGGCGGTGCTCGCCGAAGGCGTGACGGAACTCTCGAACGCGGCCGTCGAGCCGGAGATCGAGGACCTGATCTGCGTGCTCCAGAAGATGGGGTCCATCATCGCGATGGACACCGACCGCACGATCCGCATCACCGGTGTGGACAGCCTCGGCGGCTACGACCACAGCGCCCTGCCTGACCGCCTGGAGGCCGCCTCCTGGGCGTCCGCGGCGCTCGCGACCGAGGGTGACATCTTCGTCAGGGGCGCGCAGCAGCGGTCGATGATGACGTTCCTGAACACCTACCGCAAGGTGGGCGGGGCGTTCGACATCAACGACAAGGGCATCCGCTTCTGGCACCCCGGCGGACAGTTGAAGTCGATCGCGCTGGAGACGGACGTCCACCCGGGCTTCCAGACCGACTGGCAGCAGCCGCTGGTGGTGGCGCTCACGCAGGCCACCGGTCTCTCCATCGTCCACGAGACGGTCTACGAGTCCCGGCTCGGCTTCACCTCGGCGCTGAACCAGATGGGCGCCCACATCCAGCTGTACCGCGAGTGCCTGGGCGGTTCCGACTGCCGTTTCGGCCAGCGCAACTTCCTGCACTCCGCGGTCGTGTCGGGCCCCACCCGGCTCCAGGGCGCCGATCTGGTCATCCCCGACCTGCGCGGCGGCTTCTCGTACCTGATCGCCGCTCTCGCGGCCCAGGGCACGTCCCGGGTGCACGGCATCGACCTGATCAACCGCGGCTACGAGAACTTCATGGAGAAGCTCGTCGAGCTGGGGGCGAAGGTGGAGCTGCCCGGCAAGGCGCTCGGCTGACGAGCTTGCCCCGGCCGCCGCGGCGGCCGGGGCAAGGTTTCGGCCAGACAGGAACGCGTTGGGGCGGCGCCCGTGAACCGGGCGCCGCCCCATTGGCGTTCTACGCGCCGCGCACCGTCCCGCGGTGCGCGGACGGCAAGATCACTTGCCCTTGGCGGCTTCCTTGAGCTTCGAGCCCGCGGAGACCTTGACGCTGTAGCCGGCCGGGATCTGGATCGGGTCGCCGGTCTGCGGGTTGCGCGCGGTGCGAGCGGCACGGTGGGTGCGCTCGAAGGTCAGGAAGCCGGGGATGGTCACCTTCTCGTCGCCCTTGGCGACGATCTCGCCGACGGTCTCGGCGAACGCGGCCAGAACGGCGTCGGCGTCCTTGCGGGTCACCTCGGCACGGTCGGCCAGCGCGGCCACCAGCTCACTGCGGTTCATGTTGTTACTCCCGTGTTCTTCTTGCCGTTGACGCGTGCCACGCGGCGGAGCCGCATGTATAGGCGCTGTGAAAGCCGATGCGCTCGCGCCCAGGGACGCATCCTGCCCCTACCTGCTGCGGGAAAGCCAATCCGGCACTCGTAGGAGTCGTGAGAGCACCCTAGGGGAGTCACCTCGAAGGCCTGCGCGCGCCCGCCACCCTAGAGGGCGCTCGTCGGGGCAGGGTTCCGCGACGCGCCGTGCAGGGGCCATGGGTGGTGATGCTCACAGCCCTTGCACACTACGCCGCGCCTCTGACAACCGCTTCCTGCGGCTGCCTACTGGGCGACGCCCGCCGCCTTGGCCGCGTCCCGCACGGCGCCCGCGACGGCTCCCGCGACCTTGTCGTTGAAGACGCTCGGGATGATGTAGTTGGCGTTCAGCTCGTCCTCGGTGACGACGTCCGAGAGGGCGTTCGCCGCGGCCAGCATCATGTCCGTGTTGACGGTGCGGGACTGGGCGTCGAGCAGGCCGCGGAAGACTCCCGGGAAGACCAGCACGTTGTTGATCTGGTTGGGGAAGTCGGAGCGTCCGGTGGCCACCACCGCGGCCGTCTCGCGGGCCACCGCGGGGTCGACCTCGGGGTCCGGGTTCGCGAGCGCGAACACGATGGCGCCGTCGGCCATGGCGGCCACATCGGCGCCGTCCAGCACGTTCGGGGCGGAGACGCCGATGAAGACGTCGGCTCCGCGAACGGCTTCCTTGAGGGTGCCCGTGAGGTTCTCGGGGTTGGTGTTGTCGGCGATCCAGCGCAGCGGCGACTCGGCGGCGGCGTCCCGCAGGTCCTCGCGGCCGGAGTGCACGACCCCGTGGATGTCGGCGACGACGGCGTTCTTCACGCCCGCGGCCAGCAGCAGCTTGAGGATGGCCGTGCCGGCGGCGCCCGCGCCCGACATGACGACCTGGATGTTCTCGATCGCCTTGTCGGTGACGCGCAGCGCGTTCCTGAGGGCGGCGAGAACCACGATCGCGGTGCCGTGCTGGTCGTCGTGGAAGACGGGGATGTCGAGGGCCTCGCGCAGCCGTGCCTCGATCTCGAAGCAGCGGGGGGCGGAGATGTCCTCCAGGTTGATGCCCGCGAAGCCGGGGGCGATGGCCTTGACGATGGCGACGATCTCGTCGGTGTCCTGGGTGTCGAGGCACAGCGGCCAGGCGTCGATGCCGGCGAACCGCTTGAACAGGGCCGCCTTGCCCTCCATGACCGGCAGCGCGGCCTTGGGGCCGATGTTGCCGAGGCCGAGCACCGCGGAGCCGTCCGTCACGACCGCAACGGAGTTGCGCTTGATGGTGAGGCGGCGGGCGTCCTCGGGGTTCTCGGCGATCGCCATGCAGACGCGCGCCACACCCGGGGTGTAGATCATCGAGAGGTCGTCACGGTTGCGGATGGGGTGCTTGGACTGCATCTCGATCTTGCCGCCGAGGTGCATGAGGAACGTACGGTCGGAGACCTTGCCGAGGGTCACCCCCTCGATGCCGCGCAGTTCCTCGACGATCTCGTCCGCGTGGTTGGTCGAGGTCGCCGCGATGGTGACGTCGATCCGGAGCTTCTCGTGACCGGAGGCGGTGACGTCGAGGCCGGTCACCGAGCCTCCGGAGGACTCCACGGCCGTGGTGAGCTGCGAGACGGCGGTTCCGCTCGCGGGCACCTCCAGCCGGACCGTCATCGAGTAGGAGACGCTGGGCGCCGTAGCCATGGCCGACTTCCTCTTTCACCGTGTAACCGTGTCGCTCTGTATGCCGTCCGATCGTCGCACCTACCCCTGAGTACGTGGTAGCCGCCCTGGGTTGCGGACGTTTTGTTCA
The sequence above is a segment of the Streptomyces griseoviridis genome. Coding sequences within it:
- the murA gene encoding UDP-N-acetylglucosamine 1-carboxyvinyltransferase — protein: MTVNGSDDVLLVHGGTPLEGEIRVRGAKNLVPKAMVAALLGSGPSRLRNVPDIRDVRVVRGLLQLHGVTVRPGEEPGELVMDPTHVESANVADIDAHAGSSRIPILFCGPLLHRLGHAFIPGLGGCDIGGRPIDFHFDVLRQFGARIEKREDGQYLEAPTRLRGTKIRLPYPSVGATEQVLLTAVLAEGVTELSNAAVEPEIEDLICVLQKMGSIIAMDTDRTIRITGVDSLGGYDHSALPDRLEAASWASAALATEGDIFVRGAQQRSMMTFLNTYRKVGGAFDINDKGIRFWHPGGQLKSIALETDVHPGFQTDWQQPLVVALTQATGLSIVHETVYESRLGFTSALNQMGAHIQLYRECLGGSDCRFGQRNFLHSAVVSGPTRLQGADLVIPDLRGGFSYLIAALAAQGTSRVHGIDLINRGYENFMEKLVELGAKVELPGKALG
- a CDS encoding HU family DNA-binding protein — its product is MNRSELVAALADRAEVTRKDADAVLAAFAETVGEIVAKGDEKVTIPGFLTFERTHRAARTARNPQTGDPIQIPAGYSVKVSAGSKLKEAAKGK
- a CDS encoding NAD-dependent malic enzyme, which encodes MATAPSVSYSMTVRLEVPASGTAVSQLTTAVESSGGSVTGLDVTASGHEKLRIDVTIAATSTNHADEIVEELRGIEGVTLGKVSDRTFLMHLGGKIEMQSKHPIRNRDDLSMIYTPGVARVCMAIAENPEDARRLTIKRNSVAVVTDGSAVLGLGNIGPKAALPVMEGKAALFKRFAGIDAWPLCLDTQDTDEIVAIVKAIAPGFAGINLEDISAPRCFEIEARLREALDIPVFHDDQHGTAIVVLAALRNALRVTDKAIENIQVVMSGAGAAGTAILKLLLAAGVKNAVVADIHGVVHSGREDLRDAAAESPLRWIADNTNPENLTGTLKEAVRGADVFIGVSAPNVLDGADVAAMADGAIVFALANPDPEVDPAVARETAAVVATGRSDFPNQINNVLVFPGVFRGLLDAQSRTVNTDMMLAAANALSDVVTEDELNANYIIPSVFNDKVAGAVAGAVRDAAKAAGVAQ